A section of the Bacillus sp. HSf4 genome encodes:
- a CDS encoding dipeptide ABC transporter ATP-binding protein yields the protein MTSNVEQLETTQQITGDEPLLELKDVKKYFPIRSGIFQKRIGDVKAVDGLSFSLKRGETLGIVGESGCGKSTAGRTMIRLYKPTAGQILFKGRDISGLSEEALRKSVRKNIQMVFQDPYASLNPRKTLRSIINEPFTTHHMYNLKERNEKAEELLARVGLHPSFANRYPHEFSGGQRQRIGIARALALNPELIIADEPVSALDVSIQAQVINLMEELQAEFNLTYLFISHDLSVVRHISDRVGVMYLGKMMELTDKHELYDNPLHPYTQALLSAVPVTRKKGREKRERIVLKGELPSPANPPNGCVFHTRCPAAKAICAETAPAFKEVKANHFVACHLYE from the coding sequence ATGACATCAAATGTAGAACAGTTGGAGACCACACAGCAGATAACCGGAGACGAACCCTTGCTCGAACTGAAGGACGTCAAAAAATACTTTCCGATCCGGTCGGGAATTTTTCAGAAAAGAATCGGCGATGTCAAGGCGGTCGACGGCCTCAGCTTTTCATTAAAGCGCGGCGAAACGCTCGGGATCGTCGGTGAGTCGGGCTGTGGAAAATCAACGGCCGGCAGGACGATGATCCGTCTTTACAAACCGACAGCAGGGCAAATCCTTTTCAAAGGCCGGGACATTTCCGGGCTGTCGGAAGAAGCTTTGAGAAAAAGCGTCCGCAAAAATATCCAAATGGTTTTTCAAGATCCATACGCCTCTTTGAATCCGAGAAAAACCTTGCGTTCCATCATCAATGAACCCTTCACCACACATCATATGTACAATCTCAAAGAGCGCAATGAAAAAGCTGAAGAGCTATTGGCGAGGGTCGGCCTGCATCCGTCCTTTGCAAACCGCTATCCCCATGAATTTTCCGGAGGCCAGCGCCAGCGGATCGGAATCGCGCGGGCACTCGCCTTAAACCCTGAGCTCATCATCGCCGACGAACCGGTTTCGGCTTTGGATGTGTCGATTCAGGCCCAAGTGATCAATTTGATGGAAGAGCTTCAAGCAGAATTCAACTTGACGTATCTGTTCATCTCCCATGATTTGAGCGTCGTCCGCCATATCAGCGACAGAGTCGGCGTGATGTACCTCGGCAAAATGATGGAGCTGACGGATAAGCATGAACTGTACGACAATCCGCTTCATCCATATACACAGGCCTTGCTTTCCGCCGTCCCCGTCACAAGGAAAAAAGGCCGGGAGAAACGGGAAAGGATCGTTTTGAAAGGGGAGCTGCCGAGCCCTGCCAATCCTCCAAATGGCTGCGTCTTTCATACGCGATGTCCGGCGGCAAAAGCGATTTGCGCGGAAACGGCACCCGCTTTCAAGGAAGTGAAAGCCAACCATTTTGTGGCATGCCACCTTTACGAATAA
- a CDS encoding peptide-binding protein, with product MNMRKTGFSIFSLLLILSIFLAGCNSGEVGGEEKEGKSDGKPQKGGDLVIGSTGEPTLFNSLYSTDVSSSDIEGFIFDGLVGSDTKLNPTMKLAEKIDESEDGLTFDVKLKEGVKWHDGEEFTADDVVFTYNIPLSKDYAGERGSNFEMIDEVTKKGKYEVEFKLKHNDPSFLPVTLSYYILPEHILGDVPIKDLGDHEFNRKNPIGTGPFKFVEWKQGQYVKVEANEDYYGEGPYLDTLTYKVIPDANAALAQLQAGDIDYFVVPGTDVKTVEKFDHVRDESGLGLNYAYIGWNEKNELFKDKKVRQALTHAIDRKAIVDNVLDGDGEVANIPESPVSWNYPKDADIPVFDYDPEKAKKMLKEEGWEDTDGDGILDKDGKKFSFTLKTNQGNKVREDAAVVIQQQLKEVGIEAKPQIVEFSALIEQTSAPNWDYDALLLGWSLGTFPDQYDIFHSSQSESGLNNIWYKNEEVDKLLVEAKKLKDREEYSKAYEKIYKLIAEDQPYTFLFYYNYHRAVPKNLRGFEFHPKDDFYNINKWWLKQ from the coding sequence ATGAACATGCGCAAAACAGGATTTTCGATTTTTAGCTTGCTATTGATCTTATCTATTTTTCTAGCGGGCTGCAACAGCGGTGAAGTCGGCGGGGAAGAAAAAGAAGGCAAATCTGACGGAAAGCCGCAAAAAGGCGGGGACTTGGTTATCGGTTCGACAGGAGAGCCTACTTTATTTAACAGTTTATATTCAACAGATGTTTCCAGCTCTGATATCGAAGGGTTTATATTTGACGGGCTTGTCGGCTCTGATACGAAACTAAATCCGACGATGAAACTCGCTGAAAAGATTGATGAGTCTGAGGACGGACTAACCTTTGACGTCAAACTGAAAGAAGGCGTCAAGTGGCATGACGGCGAGGAATTCACCGCGGATGACGTCGTGTTTACGTACAACATTCCGCTCAGCAAAGATTATGCGGGCGAACGCGGCTCAAACTTCGAAATGATCGACGAAGTGACAAAAAAAGGAAAATACGAAGTGGAATTCAAGCTGAAACATAACGACCCTTCATTTTTGCCTGTCACTTTAAGCTACTATATTCTTCCTGAACACATTTTGGGAGATGTGCCGATTAAAGATCTCGGCGACCATGAATTTAACCGGAAAAATCCGATCGGCACCGGGCCGTTTAAATTTGTGGAATGGAAGCAGGGGCAGTACGTCAAAGTGGAAGCAAATGAAGATTACTACGGGGAAGGACCTTATCTCGACACACTGACATACAAAGTGATTCCGGACGCCAACGCGGCGCTCGCCCAGCTTCAGGCAGGGGACATTGATTATTTCGTCGTCCCTGGAACAGATGTCAAAACGGTCGAAAAATTTGATCATGTAAGGGATGAATCAGGACTCGGCCTGAACTATGCGTACATTGGCTGGAACGAGAAAAACGAACTGTTTAAAGATAAAAAAGTCCGTCAGGCGCTGACACATGCGATTGACCGCAAAGCGATCGTCGATAATGTCCTTGACGGCGACGGAGAAGTCGCGAATATCCCGGAAAGCCCAGTCTCATGGAACTATCCGAAAGATGCCGATATTCCGGTCTTTGACTACGATCCGGAAAAAGCGAAAAAAATGCTGAAAGAAGAGGGTTGGGAAGATACAGATGGTGACGGCATTTTAGACAAAGACGGGAAAAAGTTTTCGTTTACACTGAAAACAAACCAAGGAAACAAAGTGCGTGAAGATGCGGCCGTCGTCATTCAGCAGCAGCTGAAAGAAGTCGGCATTGAAGCGAAGCCGCAGATTGTCGAGTTCAGCGCTCTAATTGAGCAAACGAGCGCGCCAAACTGGGATTACGATGCGCTTCTGTTAGGCTGGAGCTTAGGGACCTTCCCTGATCAATACGACATTTTCCATTCCAGCCAGTCTGAATCGGGTCTCAACAACATTTGGTACAAAAACGAAGAAGTCGATAAGCTGCTTGTGGAAGCGAAAAAACTGAAAGACCGCGAAGAATACTCAAAAGCGTACGAGAAAATTTATAAATTAATTGCCGAAGATCAGCCGTACACGTTCTTGTTCTACTATAATTACCACCGGGCGGTTCCTAAAAACTTAAGAGGCTTTGAATTCCATCCGAAAGATGATTTCTACAATATTAACAAATGGTGGCTGAAACAATAA
- a CDS encoding ABC transporter permease — MVTYIIRRTLMSIPILLGITILSFAIMKSAPGNPVSLMLDPSITQADRERFIEKYGLNEPEHIQYLKWLGNMLQGDFGTSIVRKGTPVIDLILARLPNTLLLMVVSTILALLISIPFGVLSARRPYSKLDYGITFTSFIGLAIPNFWLGLILIMVLAVNLGWFPTGGVMTLNSGFSIWDRVHHLILPAFVLAVADMAGLTRYTRSSMLDVLRQDYIRTARAKGFKENRVVYKHGLRNGLLPVVTIFGLMIPSFIGGAVITEQIFSWPGLGKLFIDSAFQRDYPVIMAMTVISAVLVVIGNLIADILYAVIDPRIEY, encoded by the coding sequence ATGGTGACATACATTATTCGGAGAACGTTAATGTCTATTCCGATCTTGCTTGGAATTACCATTCTTTCCTTCGCGATTATGAAATCGGCCCCCGGCAATCCGGTTTCGCTCATGCTTGATCCGTCGATCACCCAGGCTGACCGGGAGCGATTCATCGAGAAATACGGGTTGAATGAGCCGGAGCATATTCAATATTTGAAATGGCTCGGCAATATGTTGCAGGGCGATTTTGGCACCTCGATCGTCAGGAAAGGAACGCCTGTCATTGATTTGATTCTTGCGCGGCTGCCCAACACGCTTCTGTTAATGGTTGTTTCAACCATACTGGCGCTTTTGATTTCGATACCGTTCGGCGTGCTGTCGGCGCGGCGCCCTTATTCCAAGCTTGATTACGGCATTACGTTTACATCATTCATCGGGCTTGCGATCCCGAATTTTTGGCTTGGTCTGATCTTGATTATGGTTCTTGCGGTCAACTTGGGCTGGTTTCCGACCGGCGGTGTGATGACGCTCAACTCCGGTTTCAGCATATGGGATCGGGTTCATCATTTGATTTTGCCTGCATTCGTACTTGCGGTCGCCGATATGGCGGGGCTCACGCGGTATACAAGGTCGAGCATGCTTGATGTGCTCAGACAGGATTACATACGAACGGCCAGAGCAAAAGGCTTTAAAGAAAATCGCGTCGTGTACAAGCACGGTTTGCGCAACGGACTGCTTCCAGTCGTGACGATTTTTGGACTGATGATTCCTTCTTTTATCGGCGGAGCGGTCATTACCGAACAGATTTTCAGCTGGCCGGGTCTCGGAAAACTGTTTATTGATTCCGCGTTTCAAAGGGATTACCCGGTTATTATGGCCATGACCGTCATTTCTGCCGTGCTGGTCGTCATCGGCAACTTAATCGCCGACATTCTGTATGCGGTGATCGATCCGCGGATTGAGTATTAA
- the opp4C gene encoding oligopeptide ABC transporter permease: protein MPQPNPSAPSAEIGLQENIPQKPETMTKIFFEKFFKNKLAVAGGLMLLIVVLSALFAPLIAPYAPEQQNLLHKLQAPSAEHLMGTDKFGRDIFSRLLYGAQISLLVGFASVLGSITIGTVVGAIAGYFGGIIDAILMRIVDIILSIPDIFLLITLVTIFQPGIDKLILIFALTRWTTTARLVRGEFLSLRSREFVLAAKTIGTRSYKIIFSHILPNAMGPIIVAATLSVGTVILAESALSYLGFGVQPPMASWGNMLQDAQNFTIMIEAWWYPLFPGLMILITVLCFNFLGDGLRDALDPKNIK from the coding sequence ATGCCACAGCCAAATCCTTCAGCACCTTCAGCGGAAATCGGATTACAGGAAAACATTCCGCAAAAACCGGAAACGATGACGAAAATCTTTTTTGAGAAATTCTTTAAAAATAAGCTGGCTGTCGCCGGCGGCCTGATGCTTTTAATTGTGGTACTCTCAGCGCTTTTTGCACCTTTGATCGCTCCATATGCACCGGAACAGCAAAATCTGCTTCACAAGCTGCAAGCGCCGAGTGCCGAACATTTGATGGGAACGGATAAATTCGGCCGCGATATTTTCAGCCGCCTGCTGTACGGTGCGCAAATTTCCTTGCTTGTCGGCTTCGCCTCAGTGCTCGGGTCGATCACGATCGGAACCGTGGTCGGCGCCATTGCCGGCTATTTCGGCGGAATCATTGATGCGATATTGATGAGAATCGTTGATATCATCCTATCCATCCCGGATATCTTTCTCTTGATCACGCTGGTCACGATTTTCCAGCCTGGCATTGACAAGCTGATTCTGATTTTCGCTTTGACGAGATGGACGACGACGGCGCGGCTTGTGCGCGGAGAATTTTTGTCCTTGAGATCGCGGGAGTTTGTCCTGGCCGCAAAAACGATCGGGACGCGGAGCTACAAAATCATTTTTTCGCACATCCTGCCGAACGCCATGGGGCCGATCATCGTTGCGGCGACACTGTCCGTCGGTACCGTGATTCTTGCGGAATCGGCATTAAGCTATCTCGGCTTCGGCGTCCAGCCGCCGATGGCGAGCTGGGGCAACATGCTGCAGGATGCGCAAAACTTTACGATCATGATTGAAGCGTGGTGGTATCCGCTGTTTCCGGGCTTGATGATTTTAATCACCGTTTTGTGCTTTAATTTTCTCGGAGACGGGCTCCGAGATGCGCTTGATCCGAAGAATATTAAATGA
- a CDS encoding YjbA family protein has protein sequence MLFLHDVWVNWFEGEENGYNVCHFHEWRKEDSVELLDQVPLLRVSSVLFNYIENDLSELPSELLKDVHQKAYIRKNHERTQLDHCFVVTDGIGILAVDTAGYSIPVRKSRLIPRQEQLVYDMVKDVEAQEYEFAPEKLQSSKEYHILSLSPEHVRGLTRKERQLKQLLFMALDQLKGLKNRAEIAYWYTEWNPYMYEQIKRMTFEEIWDMLFNETIDGWSDKHRDFCENLIKGQPFFEKLWEIENESKVN, from the coding sequence ATGTTATTTCTTCATGATGTGTGGGTGAATTGGTTTGAGGGAGAAGAAAATGGCTACAATGTCTGTCACTTTCATGAATGGCGGAAGGAAGACAGTGTTGAACTGTTGGATCAGGTGCCTTTATTAAGAGTTTCGTCCGTTTTGTTCAACTACATAGAAAATGATCTATCAGAACTTCCATCCGAATTATTAAAGGATGTCCATCAAAAAGCATATATCCGCAAAAACCATGAGCGTACACAGCTTGATCATTGCTTCGTCGTAACAGACGGCATCGGAATCCTGGCGGTTGATACAGCCGGCTATTCGATCCCCGTCAGAAAAAGCCGCCTCATCCCAAGACAGGAACAGCTCGTCTATGACATGGTCAAGGACGTTGAAGCACAAGAATACGAATTTGCACCGGAAAAGCTGCAGTCTTCCAAGGAATACCACATCTTATCATTATCACCGGAGCATGTCAGAGGATTAACAAGAAAAGAACGTCAGCTGAAACAGCTGCTGTTCATGGCGCTTGATCAGCTGAAAGGTCTTAAAAACCGCGCTGAGATCGCCTACTGGTACACGGAATGGAATCCGTATATGTATGAACAGATTAAACGGATGACATTTGAAGAAATCTGGGACATGCTTTTCAATGAAACGATTGACGGCTGGTCTGACAAACACCGGGACTTTTGTGAAAACTTAATTAAAGGACAGCCGTTTTTTGAGAAGCTTTGGGAAATTGAAAATGAGTCAAAAGTCAACTAA
- the trpS gene encoding tryptophan--tRNA ligase codes for MKKTIFSGIQPSGSVTLGNYIGAMKQFVELQDDYNCYFCIVDQHAITVPQDRLALRKNIRNLAALYLAIGLDPEKATLFIQSEVPAHAQAGWMMQCVAYIGELERMTQFKDKSHGKEAVVSGLLTYPPLMAADILLYGTDVVPVGEDQKQHLELTRNLAERFNKKYNDIFTVPEVKIPKVGARIMSLADPLKKMSKSDPNQKAFITLLDDPKQLEKKIKSAVTDSDGIVKFDKENKPGVSNLLTIYSILGQVSIDELEAKYEGKGYGEFKTDLADVVVGALKPIQDRYYELIESEELDRILDEGAERANQAAGKMLKKMENAMGLGRKRR; via the coding sequence ATGAAGAAAACGATATTTTCCGGAATTCAGCCGAGCGGCTCTGTTACGCTTGGCAACTACATCGGTGCGATGAAGCAGTTTGTCGAGCTGCAGGATGATTACAATTGCTATTTTTGCATCGTTGACCAGCATGCGATTACGGTTCCGCAGGACCGCCTCGCATTGAGAAAAAACATCCGCAACTTGGCCGCGCTTTACTTGGCCATCGGCCTTGATCCGGAGAAGGCGACGCTGTTCATCCAATCCGAGGTGCCGGCGCATGCCCAGGCAGGCTGGATGATGCAGTGTGTCGCCTATATCGGCGAGCTTGAGCGGATGACTCAGTTTAAAGACAAATCACACGGAAAAGAAGCCGTCGTCTCCGGTCTCTTGACATATCCCCCGCTCATGGCGGCCGATATTCTGCTGTATGGCACAGACGTCGTTCCCGTCGGCGAGGATCAGAAGCAGCATCTTGAGCTGACGAGAAATTTGGCAGAACGCTTCAACAAAAAATACAATGACATCTTTACGGTTCCCGAAGTGAAGATTCCGAAAGTCGGCGCCCGCATCATGTCGCTTGCCGACCCGCTCAAAAAGATGAGCAAATCGGACCCGAACCAAAAAGCGTTCATCACCCTGCTTGACGATCCAAAGCAGCTTGAGAAAAAAATCAAGAGCGCCGTCACCGATTCTGACGGAATCGTGAAGTTCGACAAAGAAAACAAACCGGGCGTCTCCAATCTGCTGACCATCTATTCGATTCTCGGACAAGTCTCAATCGATGAGCTTGAGGCCAAATACGAGGGCAAAGGCTACGGCGAATTTAAAACCGATCTCGCCGACGTCGTCGTCGGCGCCCTGAAGCCGATACAAGATCGGTACTATGAATTGATCGAATCTGAGGAATTGGACCGGATTCTGGACGAAGGCGCCGAACGGGCAAACCAAGCGGCGGGCAAAATGCTAAAGAAAATGGAAAACGCGATGGGGCTCGGCCGCAAAAGACGTTAA
- a CDS encoding peptide ABC transporter substrate-binding protein: MKKRWSLISLMLIFTLVLSACGFGSSSGDGGKKDSKGKDTLNVNIKTEPFSLNPGLANDSVSANVLRQTFEGLTTIGKDGKPVEAAASKIEVSDDQKTYTFTIRDGAKWSNGDPVTAEDFEYAWKWALDPKNESQYAYQLYYLKGGEAANTGKGKIEDVGVKAVDDKTLKVELEKPTPYFTELTAFYTYMPVNKKVAEENPKWYTKADENYVSNGPFKMTKWKHNGSIVLEKNDQYWDKDAVKLKKINMAMVNDANTGLNMYKKGEIDFVGQPLDEIPTDAIPSLKKEGLHIDPFAAVYLYKFNTEAAPLNNVNIRKALTYAINREAIVKNITQAEQIPAMGFVPPAVTGFESNKGYFKDHDVEKAKEYLNKGLKELGLKKASDLPKITLSYNTDEGHQKIAQAVQEMWSRDLGVDVELGNEEWNVYIDKLHTGNYQIGRMGWIADFNDAMNFLETYRDKEGGNNDTNWENAEYKKLLEKASTETDDDKRIKLMKEAESIIMDELPIAPIYFYTMPYMQDENLKGVVLTGTGEIYFKTAYFE, encoded by the coding sequence TTGAAGAAGCGTTGGTCATTAATCAGTTTAATGCTTATTTTCACTCTCGTTCTCAGCGCCTGCGGCTTCGGCTCAAGCTCTGGCGATGGTGGTAAAAAAGACAGCAAAGGCAAAGACACATTGAATGTAAACATTAAAACCGAGCCGTTTTCACTCAATCCGGGACTTGCGAACGATTCGGTTTCTGCAAACGTACTTCGTCAGACTTTTGAAGGATTGACGACAATCGGCAAAGACGGAAAGCCGGTTGAAGCTGCCGCGTCAAAAATCGAAGTCAGCGATGATCAGAAGACATACACGTTTACGATCCGCGATGGCGCGAAATGGTCAAATGGAGATCCTGTAACAGCGGAGGATTTTGAATACGCTTGGAAATGGGCACTTGACCCGAAAAATGAGTCACAATACGCTTACCAGCTTTACTACTTAAAAGGCGGTGAAGCGGCGAACACCGGCAAAGGCAAAATTGAAGATGTCGGCGTTAAAGCAGTTGATGACAAGACGTTGAAAGTCGAGCTTGAAAAACCGACACCGTACTTTACGGAATTGACGGCATTCTACACATATATGCCAGTCAATAAAAAGGTCGCTGAGGAAAATCCGAAATGGTATACAAAAGCCGACGAGAACTACGTATCCAACGGACCTTTCAAAATGACGAAATGGAAGCACAACGGAAGCATCGTGCTGGAGAAAAACGACCAGTACTGGGATAAAGACGCTGTCAAGCTGAAGAAAATCAACATGGCGATGGTCAACGACGCCAACACCGGCCTCAACATGTACAAAAAAGGCGAGATTGATTTCGTCGGACAGCCACTTGATGAGATTCCGACAGATGCGATTCCAAGCCTGAAAAAAGAAGGCTTGCATATCGATCCGTTCGCAGCCGTTTACCTTTACAAATTCAATACGGAAGCTGCTCCATTGAACAATGTCAACATCCGTAAAGCCTTGACATACGCGATCAACCGCGAGGCGATCGTTAAAAACATCACACAGGCTGAACAGATTCCGGCGATGGGATTCGTTCCGCCGGCTGTCACCGGGTTTGAGTCAAACAAAGGTTATTTCAAAGATCACGATGTTGAAAAAGCAAAAGAATACTTGAATAAAGGCTTGAAAGAACTCGGTTTGAAAAAGGCGTCCGACCTTCCGAAAATCACGCTTTCCTACAATACGGATGAAGGCCACCAAAAAATCGCCCAGGCCGTACAGGAAATGTGGAGCAGGGATCTAGGCGTTGATGTTGAATTAGGCAATGAGGAATGGAACGTATACATTGATAAACTCCATACCGGAAACTATCAAATCGGCCGCATGGGCTGGATCGCCGACTTCAACGACGCGATGAACTTCCTTGAAACATACCGTGACAAAGAAGGCGGAAACAATGATACGAACTGGGAAAATGCAGAATACAAAAAATTGCTTGAAAAAGCTTCCACAGAAACCGATGACGATAAACGCATCAAGCTGATGAAAGAAGCCGAAAGCATCATTATGGATGAACTGCCGATCGCTCCGATTTACTTCTACACAATGCCTTATATGCAAGATGAAAACTTAAAAGGCGTTGTTCTGACAGGGACTGGAGAGATCTATTTCAAAACAGCGTATTTTGAATAA
- a CDS encoding ABC transporter permease: protein MFKFLGRRLVYMLISLWVIVTATFFLMRAIPGGPFSGEKKLPPAIEASLNSYYGLDQPLFKQYLDYLVSVMKWDFGPSFKYKGQTVNDLINSGFPISFTLGLEAICLALAFGVLFGVIAALKRNKWQDYSAMIIAVVGISVPNFIMAALLQYVLAMKLGWFPVAQWESWGHTVLPAIAVASMPMAFIARLTRSSMLEVLSSDYIRTARAKGLSTSAVTFKHAIRNAIMPVVTYMGPMAASILTGTFVVEKIFGIPGLGMHFVTSITNRDYTVIMGVTVFFGAILLLCVLLVDLLYGLIDPRIKLFGAKKGE, encoded by the coding sequence ATGTTTAAATTTTTAGGCCGTCGTCTCGTATATATGCTGATTTCTCTCTGGGTTATTGTAACAGCTACCTTCTTCCTGATGAGAGCAATTCCGGGCGGACCTTTTTCAGGCGAGAAGAAACTTCCTCCTGCAATTGAAGCAAGCCTCAATTCTTACTATGGTTTAGACCAGCCCCTATTTAAACAATATCTCGATTACTTAGTATCGGTTATGAAATGGGATTTTGGGCCTTCATTTAAATATAAAGGACAAACTGTAAACGACTTAATCAACTCCGGCTTTCCGATCTCTTTTACACTTGGGTTGGAAGCGATCTGCCTCGCCCTGGCATTCGGTGTTTTGTTCGGCGTGATCGCAGCGCTGAAGAGGAATAAATGGCAGGACTACAGTGCGATGATTATCGCCGTTGTCGGTATTTCCGTGCCGAACTTCATCATGGCGGCGCTTCTGCAGTATGTGCTGGCGATGAAACTGGGCTGGTTCCCTGTCGCACAATGGGAGTCATGGGGACATACCGTGCTTCCGGCAATCGCAGTCGCCTCAATGCCGATGGCGTTTATCGCCCGCCTGACCCGTTCAAGCATGCTTGAAGTGCTGAGCAGCGACTACATCCGCACGGCGCGTGCGAAAGGGTTAAGCACGTCAGCGGTTACCTTTAAGCATGCGATCCGCAATGCCATCATGCCTGTCGTGACGTATATGGGGCCGATGGCGGCATCCATTTTGACGGGGACGTTTGTCGTTGAAAAAATCTTCGGTATCCCGGGACTGGGCATGCACTTTGTCACAAGCATTACAAACCGCGACTATACGGTTATCATGGGTGTCACCGTATTTTTCGGGGCGATTCTTTTGCTGTGCGTCTTGCTTGTCGATCTTTTGTACGGCTTAATCGATCCGCGCATCAAACTGTTTGGCGCTAAGAAAGGGGAGTAA
- a CDS encoding ABC transporter permease, whose amino-acid sequence MQQIPKDMFEPAAVDHSEAEKISKKNLSFWTDVFLRFKENKLALFGLVILILIALMAIFAPMFSSFQYEETDLTNTNQPPSAEHWFGTDDLGRDVFVRTWVGARISLTIGLAAALIDVLIGVIWGAISGIRGGRTDEIMMRIADILWAIPSLLMTILLLVVMGKGLITMIVAMVITGWINMARIVRGQVLQLKNQEFVLASRTLGAKNSRIIRKHLLPNIMSPILVTMTLTVPTAIFYEAFLSYLGLGVPQPLASWGTMATDGVQGLEYYPWRLFFPATFICLTMFAFNVIGDGLRDALDPKLRK is encoded by the coding sequence ATGCAGCAAATACCAAAAGACATGTTTGAACCTGCAGCTGTTGACCATAGCGAAGCCGAAAAGATCTCTAAGAAAAACCTTTCGTTTTGGACGGATGTATTCTTGAGATTTAAAGAAAACAAGCTCGCGCTGTTTGGGCTGGTGATTCTGATCCTGATCGCTCTAATGGCCATCTTTGCGCCGATGTTTTCGAGCTTTCAATATGAAGAGACAGATTTAACGAATACGAATCAGCCGCCAAGCGCAGAGCACTGGTTTGGAACAGATGACCTTGGAAGAGACGTGTTTGTCCGAACATGGGTCGGCGCACGCATCTCGCTGACAATCGGACTCGCTGCTGCGCTGATCGACGTTTTGATCGGTGTGATATGGGGTGCGATTTCCGGCATCAGAGGCGGACGTACGGATGAAATTATGATGAGAATAGCAGACATCTTATGGGCGATTCCATCCTTATTAATGACGATCCTGCTGCTCGTTGTCATGGGGAAAGGCTTGATCACGATGATCGTTGCCATGGTCATCACCGGCTGGATCAACATGGCGAGAATCGTGCGCGGACAAGTGCTTCAGCTTAAGAACCAGGAGTTTGTCCTGGCGTCGAGAACATTGGGCGCGAAAAACTCCCGCATCATCAGGAAACACCTGCTTCCAAACATCATGAGCCCGATCTTGGTCACCATGACATTGACCGTACCTACGGCGATTTTCTATGAAGCGTTTTTAAGCTATCTTGGCCTCGGCGTCCCGCAGCCGTTAGCGAGCTGGGGAACGATGGCAACCGACGGTGTGCAGGGCTTGGAATATTATCCATGGCGCCTGTTTTTCCCGGCTACATTTATCTGTTTGACCATGTTTGCATTTAACGTTATCGGCGACGGATTGCGCGATGCTTTAGATCCGAAGCTTCGTAAATAA
- a CDS encoding ABC transporter ATP-binding protein — MKHLLEVKDLAISFKTYAGEVQAIRGVNFHVDKGETLAIVGESGSGKSVTSQAIMKLIPMPPGYFKKGQILFDGEDLVPKTEKEMQSIRGKDIGMIFQDPMTSLNPTMKVGRQITEVLFKHEKISKEDANKRAVELLSLVGIPMPERRVNQYPHEFSGGMRQRVVIAMALAANPKLLIADEPTTALDVTIQAQILELMKDLQKKIDTSIIFITHDLGVVANVADRVAVMYAGQIVEIGTVDEIFYNPKHPYTWGLLASMPSLDNDGDEELMAIPGSPPDLTKPPKGDAFALRSPYAMKIDFEQEPPMFKISDTHYVKSWLMHPDAPKVEPPAAVKSKMREFQDQKPVQVKEGE; from the coding sequence ATGAAACACTTACTTGAAGTGAAAGATTTGGCCATTTCTTTTAAAACATATGCCGGCGAAGTCCAGGCGATCCGCGGTGTCAACTTTCACGTTGACAAAGGAGAGACGCTTGCGATCGTCGGAGAATCCGGGTCAGGCAAAAGCGTCACTTCACAGGCGATTATGAAGCTGATTCCAATGCCGCCGGGCTACTTTAAAAAAGGACAAATTTTATTCGACGGAGAAGATTTGGTGCCGAAAACAGAGAAGGAAATGCAGTCGATTCGCGGCAAAGACATCGGTATGATTTTTCAGGATCCGATGACGTCTTTGAACCCGACGATGAAAGTCGGCCGCCAAATCACCGAAGTACTGTTTAAACATGAAAAGATTTCAAAAGAGGACGCGAATAAGCGGGCGGTCGAGCTGCTCAGCCTCGTTGGGATTCCGATGCCTGAACGGCGTGTGAATCAATATCCTCACGAATTCAGCGGAGGCATGAGGCAGCGGGTTGTCATCGCGATGGCGCTCGCCGCCAATCCGAAGCTGTTAATCGCTGATGAACCGACGACAGCGCTCGATGTGACGATTCAGGCGCAAATTTTGGAACTGATGAAAGATTTGCAGAAAAAGATTGATACATCGATCATTTTTATTACGCACGATCTCGGCGTCGTCGCCAATGTGGCCGACCGTGTCGCCGTTATGTATGCCGGCCAGATTGTTGAAATCGGAACGGTTGATGAAATTTTCTACAACCCGAAACACCCTTACACATGGGGGCTGCTTGCTTCAATGCCGAGCCTTGACAATGACGGTGATGAAGAATTGATGGCGATTCCGGGTTCGCCTCCTGATTTGACGAAACCGCCAAAAGGGGACGCATTTGCATTGCGAAGCCCTTATGCAATGAAAATCGATTTTGAACAAGAACCGCCGATGTTTAAAATATCTGACACACACTATGTCAAATCATGGCTCATGCATCCTGACGCTCCAAAGGTTGAACCGCCTGCGGCCGTCAAAAGCAAAATGCGGGAGTTTCAAGACCAAAAACCGGTTCAAGTGAAAGAAGGTGAATGA